In the Pelorhabdus rhamnosifermentans genome, GAAATGTCGGCCCATCACTATTTTCGAGATTTTTCCTATTGTGACAGCGGCATGATTTCCTGGCTGCTTATTGTGGAAAGCATGTGTATTATGAATCAGCCACTGTCGACTCTGGTCGCAGACCGGATGGTCCGGTACCCAGTAAGCGGAGAAATCAATCGGACAGTAAAGGATGCGCCGCAGGTTTTGGCTCAGATTGAGAGAAACTATCTGACGCCGGACGCGGATGTGGATCGTACAGATGGGTTGAGTATTGCTTATCAAAACTGGCGGTTTAATGTCCGCATGTCCAATACCGAGCCTGTATTGCGCTTAAATGTGGAAAGCCGGGGCGATGCCCGGCTTATGCAGCAAAAAACGCAGGAAATGCTGGCGCTCATTGATAGCATGAACAACTGATGATTTTATCTTCGGACGGCCTCCCACATGAGGGACTGAGTCAGCAAACTGATGCCATCGGCAAAGCCCTGGTGATAGTAAATATCCTGGGCGAAAAATTCCAATTCTGAAAAGTGGTCTTCTAACTGATGGAGCTTAGCGATTTGTTCTGACGTTAATTCAGCGGCTAATTCCTGTTGTAATTGTTTCAGCTTTTGATGGGTAGCATAGTAATCACCGGAGACACTGTCGAGTTCCCGTAGATTTTCTTCACTATGCATGGCTTCGAGGTCCCGTACGGCTGTTTCAAAAATGTGCATCCCTTTACTCATGATGATTCCTCCTGTAATTTTTTCAGCAGGAAATGAAAAGCGCATGACAGGTCTTTTGGACCTACACATGCGCTTGCTTTATCATTGGCATATACATAAACAAGCATCTACGGAACACCTTGCTTTCCGCTATTGCCTGTTACTTGTTATGCGAATCTGCATACAGTTTTGTCCGAACGAAGTTGGATGACCGAACATACCGTCGCTTGAATCAGAGGCGGCTGCACGGTATAATAGTAAGTATCGTCGTGGGCAGTTAACTGTTACGTGTAGGTGGTAGTAGCACCTGCTCGTGCCTGAAAGTGCGTCAACACTTTCAGGACACGGCGACTTTTTAATTTCCATCTATTTTCATTATAGTCCTTTAACTGAAAATTGCAAGAAAATATGTTTGCGAGATTCGAATTTGATTCAAATTCATGACGGGGTTATATTATTCGTAATGTCCCCTGCATTGTAGTACATAAATATTTTCGTCATCCATTTTATAAATAAGTCTATGCTCTGGACTTATTCTTCTACTCCAATAACCGTTCAATTCATGCCTGAGAGGCTCCGGCTTTCCTAATCCTTCGTTCCCGTTCCGTTCAATGTCTTTAAGTAATTCATTGACTTTTTTTAGAACTTTTTTATCCGTCGTTTGCCAATATAAATAATCTTCCCAGGCAATATCGGTAAAAAACTTATTCATCTTCAATGACCGTTCTGGCCTGAACATTCCCGGCTTTTAATTGTTCTATGGATTTAATTAATCGATCATAGGTCTTTTTGTTACTGCGAACATATAGATTTTCTATTAGGTTATTGTACTCAGCCTCCGATAGCATGACAACATTACCGCCTTGTTTACGAGTAATGACAATAGTTTCAAAATCATTATTTGCTTTATCACAATAAGTTTTAAAGTTTTCTCTTATTTTGGAGTAATTTACGGCTAACATGAAGAACACCTCCTGTACAATATATTGTACGGGATAAGAAGGCTTTATGCAATGTTTTTTTACTAAAATGACCAAGTTCCAGCAGAGAGTTTCTATTTAGATAAGCGTAAATTTTTTTATTAAAGCCCTTTTCACGTGTAGTCGTGAAAGGGGCTGTTAATTTTTTTCGGCTTTTTTGAAAGGAACTGTCACTTTTTTTGTTTTTATTTATTTTCCCTTTAGACAAAATATATGCGGTAAATTATGTAAGATAAGCTTGTTGTAATGAAGTAAACATAATTTTGTCATCTATTTGTCATATACTTGCTATATAATAACAAATATTCCATTTAAAGATATTTTTTCTAATGTATAATACCTCTAAACTTATCAATCTTATGCGTGAATCCGCTAACATATAGGTGTGAACTATCTAAATGGATAGTATACACTATCCATTTAGATAGTTCCTAAGTATGTGAATAATTGGTAAGATGTAAGTGAATAAAAAATCAAGGGATGTGAGTGACAATGACAAAAGAACAGTGGGTGGACAAGTTCAGGGATATCTAGGGCATAGGAGCCGGCTGATGAAACTGACAATGCAGTTATGTATTATTACAATCCAATGGGTAATCATATCTGGATTTATTTATTTGATATGGCGATGATGGAAGCCTTGGCGATTTATACTTGGCAATTTCGTAAATTACCAGGTGCTATGTATTATATCGCTTGCCAGGTGTGTAAAGGTGCCTGGATTTTATTTTTCCTTTTGTCTGATAGAAGCGACGAATTGTCAGTTAAAATGTTTTGGAGTTCTCTTCAAGAAATGGTGGCTGTCCTTTTACCCTATCTTTGGTTTTTGTTTATTTGGCACCTAAGTAAGCAGGAGAATGAAATACTTTATTTAGTAAAGTATGGCTTTCTCGGTATTATTGGCTTTCTGTGGCTGGTCATTTTATCTAATTTTTGGCAGGGGTTGTATTGGAGTTCAGGTTGGGTGGATGGTCAGAACATCGAATTTGGTTTTGGACTTATAAATTGGCTGGTTTTAGGCAATAGTTATCTACTGTGTGTGATAAGCACGGTCTTAAGTGTGCGCTGGGTATCTCTTAACGTTGGTTTGCGCCGACGCCAGGCCTTATGGTTTGTGATGCCCGAATTATTTCCCTGGCTGGGGCACATGATGATGCATATTCCGGCCTGTTGTGTTTTTGTTCCTCCTGCTTTCGGGGTTTTGCTATCAGGAGTTTTTGCAGCTTGGGCTTATTATCGCTGGAAGGTTTACCGCATTCTTCCTCTTGCTCAGGAACTAGCTGCTCGTAACAGGATGGATGGTTGGCTAGTAATTGATGAACAGGACTATCTTGTGGAGATGAATGTTGCTGCGAAAACGATGCTTAACGGTTTACCAGCCGCTATCGGCGCGAGGTTTAGGGAAGTAGTTGCGAGTTGGTCTCACTTGGATGAATTCTACAGAAATTCGGATTTGGAAAACTGTGAAGTGATGCGCGAATATCCTGAAGGATATCGTTATTTTCGATTGAATCGGATTTTCTTAAAGAAAGTCGAGGAGCATTTGCTTGGGCAGATTATTTTAGTAACGGATATTACCCGGCAGAAGCAGGAAGAAGCCAAGCGAATCGGGCAGGAAAAGGCCCAGGCCGTTCTGTATGAACGCAATAGGCTGGGCCGGGAATTACACGATGGGGCGGGGCAGTTTCCTGGCTATGTCAAAGTGCAAACGCAGGTGATTCAGTTGTTGTTACAAAAAGGCCAGTTGTTAGAAGCCAGAGAGCAATTGAAAACCTTATCTCAAGTCGCTGATGCAGCTTTTTCCAATGTGCGAGAAGCAATTAACAGTTTGAAGGGGAATGTTGGGGAATGGAACTTTTTTAATAAATTGCAGGACTGGCTGGAGCAATTCCGCAAAATGACCGGAATTACTATCGTTTCTACTGGTTTAGAAGGGATGTCATCCAGTCGGATGATGCCGGAGGCCGAAGTCCAATTGCTGCGGATTATTCAGGAAGTTTTGGCAAATGTTCGAAAGCATTCCGGTGCCCATAGCATTCAGCTGGCTTTTACTTTTGTCGCGGGGCAGCTTGTCGTTAAAATTTTTGATGACGGTTGTGGATTTGATGTAAAAAAAATGCAAACTGTTCCGGGAAAATTTGGCCTTCACATTATCATGGAACGCGCTGAGGAAATAGGGGGAACCTGTAAGGTACAATCAATTCTTGGCCAGGGCACTCTGGTGACAATTGAGATTCCTTTATGCTATCACGTAAAATAATCGAATAAGGAAATGATAATCATGATAAGAGTATTACTTGTTGATGATCATTCGTTGTTTGTAAGTGGGCTGAAAACTTTGCTTAAAGTGAGTGGTATCGCTGTAGTCGGTATGGCTAAGGATGGTGTGGAAGCGCTCCTGGCGGTTAGAGAACTTCAGCCCGATGTGGTACTCATGGACATTCAAATGTCAGGATGCGATGGCCTGACAGCCACGCGTTTAATAAAAGCTGAATTTCCTGACATAAAGGTTGTAATACTGACTATGATCGATGAGGATCAGCTGGTATGTGAAGCGATTCAAAGCGGTGCTTCGGGATTTTTGCTTAAAAACCTTGAAGCTGAGGCGCTTTTGACGATGTTGGAAGATGTCGTAAAAGGGGAAATGGTTTTTTCGCCGGGGCTGACCAAACGTTTATTGCAGGGGTTTGTGACGAGTCAGAATGGAAAATTTCCAGCGGGGTCCGTCAGTGGTGCAAAAACGGGAAATCCACTGACTCCACGACAGAAAGAAGTTTTAATCCATATCGCGCATGGACAAACTTATAAGGAAGTTGCCGCGGATCTCAATATTAGCGGAAACACTGTGAAGTATCATATGAATGAAATCCTAGAGCGACTGCATCTGGAGAATCGTGTTCAAGCAGTTGCCTATGCAGTTCAGGCTAACTTGACGGTGGCGAACGAGTGGGAACAAAATTAATCACAAACCGGGGAGGAAAATCCCGGTTTTTTTGTTGAGTAATTTACCGAACGTACGTTTCCTCTCTAAAGAGGTAGGTGATATCCTACCTCTTTAGAGAGTACCAAAAAATGTTAAAACTTGCTACGATATAAGTGCAGCAGAAACAACAGAAGTGATAAGATTTTTGTACTTTGCATAAATATATAAGATTGGGTGAAGGTGCTTACAAATTTTTTTGGGGGGGGGGGCTGCCAGATGCATGATCAGTCTTTAACAGTCACGGACCAGGTAAAAAAGCTGATTGATATGGGATATTACCCTTTTCAGGTAAATGGATTTATTCAGGACTGTATTGGGACGACCAAATTGGATCAGCTAAGTGCTACCGAGCTGGAAACATTACGAATCGAATTAGATAATCAAATAAGGTTCGGTTTAAAGTGCCAGACATTAAAAGAGAAGAGGATAAACCGGAATGATTGATAGTCACATTCATATCTTGCCAGGCTTGGATGACGGGGCAAAAGATAGGACGACTGCCATCCAAATGCTAATGATTGCCTCAGCCAGAGGAACCACCGCAATGATTGCCACCCCCCATGTTATCGAAGGTGACTGGCTGCCGGATTGGCAGGATATCGTCAGTCGCTGTCAATTGTTACAGACGGCTGCCAGGCAAGCCGGACTGACACTGGAGTTGTATCCAGGGGCAGAAGTTGCGTTACAATTGGATATTTTGGAACGGATACCCGGGCCAGGTGATTATTGTATCAATGGCGGACAATATTTATTGACGGAATTGCCGGGGTTGGAAATTCCCAGTTACACGGAAGAGTTCTTTTTTAAACTTCAGACTAGAGGAATTACTCCGATTCTGGCTCATCCCGAACGGCATCCAGTTTTGGCACGTCAGCCGGAGATATTGGCCGGATGGATAAGGAAGGGGATCCTTGCGCAAATGAATGGGCCGAGTATTACCGGACGTTGGGGTGAGCGAATTCGAGAGACGGCAGAATTGTTCTTAACTAATGGCCTCATTCATTTGATCGGTTCTGATGCGCATAGCACTCGGGCCCGCAATCCGGATATGCAGGCAATCTGGTATCGAATGATTGAATTGGTTGGTGCGGAGTCAACTAAACAATTATTTGTCATCAATGCCCTGCAAGTTTTGCAGAGCCGAGCCGTGGAAGTAGAGGAAATTGGTGACTTGGTTTTTCCTCAATCAACGAATCGTTGGCAGCGGCTATTGAAGAAATTTACGGGTAGTTAATAGATGTGCAATATTTTCAGGAGGTAGATTAGTGAAGAAAGTTCGGATTTTCACTGTATTTCTTACATGTTTGATGAGTTTCTTGGTCACAAAGGATTTATTAGCGGCCGAGTATCAATTTTCTCCAGGCGATGTGGTAACAGTCAGTGTCTGGGGCTATGACGACCAGTTTCAAGGCAAAAATGCAAGTGCCATCGCGGGTAATGAGCTAGTCATTCGCCCGGACGGGAGAATGAGTTTTCCATTGGTTGGTGAAATCCAGGCAAGCGGACTGACAATCGCTGAATTGACGAACCGCATTACTGCAGGATTGAGTGAATATATTGTCAATCCAAAAGTCAGTGTGAATGTTGTCAAATTTCATACCATTCGGCTGTATGTTCTTGGTGAAGTGGCCAAGCCTGGAATGTATGAGGTGGAAAAGCAGCACAACATTTTAGATGCCATCGGCATGGCTGGTGGCCAAACCAAAGATGCTGCCAAGAAGAAAGTTATGATTATTCGCAGCGGTCAAACGGATCAACCCATCACGGTAAATTTACTTAAATTATTAAAAGATGGCGATATGAGTCAAAATCAGGTATTGAATGACGGCGATGTAGTGTATCTATCCTCAAACGGGCGGCTGGATATTGCAAGGGACATTCTCCCCTATTTGTCTGGGTTATATTATGCAACACATCTGCATGACTGATAGGGTCCTTCGGTACCTTACTGATTTTACAACACGGAGGCAATAGTGTGAATGAAACAACCCTTGATTTAAAAGAGATGCTGAAAATCATTAAAAAACGATACAAGTTGATTAGAAATGTATTTCTGGTCTTTGTCATACTGGCGGTGGTGATTAGCTTGATTATTCCTCCCACCTATGAAGCGGTGACGAATTTACGGGTCAAACAGCCCAAAGGCTTAGGTGATTCACTCCTCGCCGATTTACCTGTGGACAGTTCGGCTCATACCAAACAATTAATGAATACCTATGCCGAAATCCTCAAAGGCCGTACTGTTATGCAAGAGGTTATTGATCAGACTCAAGGCGATAAGGAAGAAGTTCCTACTTATGAACAGTTTTTGAAGCGGATTACGACAGAACCGGTTAAGGACACAGAAATATTGAAGATCAAAGTCACTGCAAGGTCCCCCGAGGAAGCCGAATGGGTAGCCAATACGCTAGTCAATACTTTCTTGGAACGCATGACCTTTTTAGTTCGTGCGGAGCAGTCTAATGTACGGGCTTTTATTGGTCAGCGGCTGCAGGAATCCAAACAAGAATTAGAACAATCGGAAGAAGCCCTTCAAGAATATAAGACGCAGCAAAAAATTGTTGACCCGGCGGAAGAAACGAAAGCCATGCTTACCAAGCTGTCTGATATTGATAAACTGGCGGCGCAAAATAAGGCCGACTTAGCAGCGGCTCAGGCTACTTTCGGTGTTACTCAGCAACAACTGAATCAAGAAAAATCAGGTTTTGTGGCGGACAGTCCGTTGATCCAGCAATATAAAGGCAAGTTGGCTGATGAGGAAGTCCAATTGGTTACCCTCATTGCCAATTATACGGATAAACATCCCCAAGTCGCGGCAACACGCGCTGCTATTGAAGCCACGAAGGTCAAATTAAACACGGAAATTGCCCGTGTCATTAGTGCGGATGCCCCTTCTATGAATCCGATTCATATCGGCTTGGTGCAAGGAAGGATTCAAGCGGAGGCGCAAATTGCTGCCGGGGCTGCTCAGAATCAGGCAATCAATTCGATTGTCAGTGCTAGTGAGCGAGAGCTCGGTACCTTGCCTGTGAAAGAACAAGGCTTAATGAAAGTCATGCGTAACGCATCTGTAAATCAGGAAATCTACATTATGCTTGCCAAGCGCTATGAGGAAGCCCGCATTAGTGAAGTTATGGAACCAACTGAAGTCCAAGTCATCGATGTAGCCATTGCCCCGGACAAGCCCATCATGCCCAAGAAAATCTTGAACGTATTGATTGCGGCCATATGTGGTTTGTTCGTTGGTACAGGCTGGGCATTTTTGAAGGAATACATGCATAAAACGATTAGGACTGCCGAAGACGTGCAGCAGTATTTAGATATGCCAGTCATGGGGAGTATTCCTGATTTTACGATCCGCGATAAAAGGCAGAGGACAGGTAGGTGGAGTAGACTGGCTCAACTTGTTCAGAGAAAATTGCCATGGGGAGGCTAATCATGTCACAACACTACCAATTGATTGTACAACAAGATGCAAAATCGCCAATAGCCGAGGCCTATCGTACGCTGCGGACGAATATCCAATTTGCCAAAATCGATGGTGAATTAAAAACACTGATGTTCACCAGCGCCGGACCTGGGGAAGGGAAATCAACTACTGCCGCAAACACGGCCATTGCTCTGGCGCAATCTGGGAAAAAGGTAATTGTTGTTGATTGCGATTTGCGTAAACCTGTCCAGCATCAGATTTTTAACCGATCCAAACGTGGTGTTACGAACTTTTTGGTGGAAGATCTGGTCGTTACTAATCTTATCCAGGATACGGGAATTGAAAATCTGAGGGTATTGACGAGTGGTCCCATACCCCCGAATCCTTCGGAACTGTTGGGAGCGGCAAGAATGCAGGAATTGTTGGAGGCTTTGCAAGCGCAGTCGGACTATCTTATCATCGATGTGCCGCCAGTAGTGGCTGTTACCGATGCTTGTGTGCTGGCTTCTAAAGTCGATGGAATTCTGTTGGTATTGGATTCTAGTGCCGTGCATCCTCCGGAGATGGCCCAAAGAGCCAAGGAATTGTTGACAAATGCCAACGGACATCTCCTGGGAGTTATTCTCAATCGAGTAGAGATTGAGGAAGAACATGCCTATTATTACTATTACTATGGTAATGAAAAAAAGAAAAAAGCGTGACGCAATAAGATTGGGTGGAGGTGTTTGTTATGCGGCGAAGGTGGTTGTCTATAGTAATGATTATCACAGATATATTGATTGTTTCATTAGTACCATTTCTTGCATTTTTCCTTCGTTTTGAAGGCGTAGTGAGCACGTATTACTATACGCTGCTTTTTCATTACTTACCGGCAATTATTTTGATCCGTTTGGGAAGCTTTTACTTATTTCGTTTATATCATCGATTGTGGCGCTATGCCAGTATTCACGAATTGATGGGAATTATCGGAGCCGTTACGGTCAGTTCGTTGATCCTTGGTGGCTATTTCATGCTGATAGGTTTTACACCACCCAGAAGTATCCAAGTGATAAGCTGGATATTTAATATAGTGTTAATTGGCAGCAGTCGATTAGGATTGCGCGTGCTGCACTATGTATTGCGTCCGACATCTACGAAGCCGATTCAGCAAGTTCTTATTATCGGGGCTGGCGATGCCGGTGCTATGATCGCGCGGGAAATTATTCAGCGTTACTATGAGACAAAAAAACTGATTGGGTTTATTGACGATTCTTCCTATAAAGGGAATCGGATGATGTTTGGCGTGAGAGTATTGGGGACGCAAAACGATATTGAGCGTATTGTTGAGGAGCAACATATTAATGAGATTATTATTGCCATGCCTTCTGTCGGCGGCGACATTGTCCGGTCAATTGTAAAAAAATGCCAGAACATACATTGCAGCGTGCAGACTGTTCCAGGTATTTATGAACTGATCGATGGAAAGGTCAGTTTGCAGCAGCTGCGCAAGGTGGATTTAGAAGATTTGCTCAGGCGGGATCCTGTCCAGCTTAACTTAGCAGAAATTGCCGGATATTTGACGGGTAAACGAGTGCTCATTACCGGAGCGGGTGGTTCTATTGGCTCTGAACTTTGTCGACAGGTGGTGAAAATGTTACCGGAAACACTGGTGCTGCTGGGTAAAGGGGAAAATAGCATTTATGAAATTGACCAGGAACTGAAGAGCAAGCATCCTTTAGTGGCGTTAACGCCCGTGATTGCCGATGTGCGGGATAAAAGGCGTATGGATGAGGTATTTAGTCAGTTTCAGCCGCAAGTTGTTTTTCATGCGGCGGCTCATAAACATGTGCCTCTGATGGAAGCGCAACCAGAGGAAGCCGTACGTAATAATATTTTCGGTACCAAGACGGTGGCTGAGGCGGCTCATGAGGCAGGTGCTGAAGTATTTGTTATGATCTCCACAGATAAAGCCGTCAATCCTACCAGTGTCATGGGCGCAACTAAAAGGGTCGCTGAACTCATTATTCAAAATATCAGTAAAAAAAGTTCGACCAAATTTGCTGTGGTCCGATTTGGCAATGTACTTGGCAGTCGCGGGAGCGTAATCCCTTTATTTAAAAAACAAATTGCTAAAGGCGGCCCCATCACGATTACGCATCCCGATATGGAACGTTACTTTATGACCATCCCGGAGGCTTCGCAATTAGTCCTTCAGGCTGGGGCTATTGCCAAGGGAGGTGAGGTTTTTGTACTTGATATGGGGAAACCCGTTAAGATTTTGGATATGGCCTGTGACCTTATTGAATTGTCCGGCCTTTCGCCATATAAAGATATTCCGATCCAATTTACAGGAATTAGGCCAGGTGAAAAATTATTTGAGGAATTGTTGACAGCCAAGGAAGGGACGACTTCGACGAAGCACGAGAAGATTTTTGTTGCTAATTTGAAAACGGTCGATGAAAAAATTCTGCTGCAAAGATTATTATCCTTGCAGCTGGCCGTGGACAGGACGGAAGTCATTCAG is a window encoding:
- a CDS encoding Txe/YoeB family addiction module toxin; amino-acid sequence: MNKFFTDIAWEDYLYWQTTDKKVLKKVNELLKDIERNGNEGLGKPEPLRHELNGYWSRRISPEHRLIYKMDDENIYVLQCRGHYE
- a CDS encoding type II toxin-antitoxin system Phd/YefM family antitoxin, whose translation is MLAVNYSKIRENFKTYCDKANNDFETIVITRKQGGNVVMLSEAEYNNLIENLYVRSNKKTYDRLIKSIEQLKAGNVQARTVIEDE
- a CDS encoding histidine kinase N-terminal 7TM domain-containing protein, whose amino-acid sequence is MAMMEALAIYTWQFRKLPGAMYYIACQVCKGAWILFFLLSDRSDELSVKMFWSSLQEMVAVLLPYLWFLFIWHLSKQENEILYLVKYGFLGIIGFLWLVILSNFWQGLYWSSGWVDGQNIEFGFGLINWLVLGNSYLLCVISTVLSVRWVSLNVGLRRRQALWFVMPELFPWLGHMMMHIPACCVFVPPAFGVLLSGVFAAWAYYRWKVYRILPLAQELAARNRMDGWLVIDEQDYLVEMNVAAKTMLNGLPAAIGARFREVVASWSHLDEFYRNSDLENCEVMREYPEGYRYFRLNRIFLKKVEEHLLGQIILVTDITRQKQEEAKRIGQEKAQAVLYERNRLGRELHDGAGQFPGYVKVQTQVIQLLLQKGQLLEAREQLKTLSQVADAAFSNVREAINSLKGNVGEWNFFNKLQDWLEQFRKMTGITIVSTGLEGMSSSRMMPEAEVQLLRIIQEVLANVRKHSGAHSIQLAFTFVAGQLVVKIFDDGCGFDVKKMQTVPGKFGLHIIMERAEEIGGTCKVQSILGQGTLVTIEIPLCYHVK
- a CDS encoding response regulator, coding for MIRVLLVDDHSLFVSGLKTLLKVSGIAVVGMAKDGVEALLAVRELQPDVVLMDIQMSGCDGLTATRLIKAEFPDIKVVILTMIDEDQLVCEAIQSGASGFLLKNLEAEALLTMLEDVVKGEMVFSPGLTKRLLQGFVTSQNGKFPAGSVSGAKTGNPLTPRQKEVLIHIAHGQTYKEVAADLNISGNTVKYHMNEILERLHLENRVQAVAYAVQANLTVANEWEQN
- a CDS encoding tyrosine-protein phosphatase encodes the protein MIDSHIHILPGLDDGAKDRTTAIQMLMIASARGTTAMIATPHVIEGDWLPDWQDIVSRCQLLQTAARQAGLTLELYPGAEVALQLDILERIPGPGDYCINGGQYLLTELPGLEIPSYTEEFFFKLQTRGITPILAHPERHPVLARQPEILAGWIRKGILAQMNGPSITGRWGERIRETAELFLTNGLIHLIGSDAHSTRARNPDMQAIWYRMIELVGAESTKQLFVINALQVLQSRAVEVEEIGDLVFPQSTNRWQRLLKKFTGS
- a CDS encoding polysaccharide biosynthesis/export family protein encodes the protein MKKVRIFTVFLTCLMSFLVTKDLLAAEYQFSPGDVVTVSVWGYDDQFQGKNASAIAGNELVIRPDGRMSFPLVGEIQASGLTIAELTNRITAGLSEYIVNPKVSVNVVKFHTIRLYVLGEVAKPGMYEVEKQHNILDAIGMAGGQTKDAAKKKVMIIRSGQTDQPITVNLLKLLKDGDMSQNQVLNDGDVVYLSSNGRLDIARDILPYLSGLYYATHLHD
- a CDS encoding GumC family protein; this encodes MNETTLDLKEMLKIIKKRYKLIRNVFLVFVILAVVISLIIPPTYEAVTNLRVKQPKGLGDSLLADLPVDSSAHTKQLMNTYAEILKGRTVMQEVIDQTQGDKEEVPTYEQFLKRITTEPVKDTEILKIKVTARSPEEAEWVANTLVNTFLERMTFLVRAEQSNVRAFIGQRLQESKQELEQSEEALQEYKTQQKIVDPAEETKAMLTKLSDIDKLAAQNKADLAAAQATFGVTQQQLNQEKSGFVADSPLIQQYKGKLADEEVQLVTLIANYTDKHPQVAATRAAIEATKVKLNTEIARVISADAPSMNPIHIGLVQGRIQAEAQIAAGAAQNQAINSIVSASERELGTLPVKEQGLMKVMRNASVNQEIYIMLAKRYEEARISEVMEPTEVQVIDVAIAPDKPIMPKKILNVLIAAICGLFVGTGWAFLKEYMHKTIRTAEDVQQYLDMPVMGSIPDFTIRDKRQRTGRWSRLAQLVQRKLPWGG
- a CDS encoding CpsD/CapB family tyrosine-protein kinase, producing the protein MSQHYQLIVQQDAKSPIAEAYRTLRTNIQFAKIDGELKTLMFTSAGPGEGKSTTAANTAIALAQSGKKVIVVDCDLRKPVQHQIFNRSKRGVTNFLVEDLVVTNLIQDTGIENLRVLTSGPIPPNPSELLGAARMQELLEALQAQSDYLIIDVPPVVAVTDACVLASKVDGILLVLDSSAVHPPEMAQRAKELLTNANGHLLGVILNRVEIEEEHAYYYYYYGNEKKKKA
- a CDS encoding polysaccharide biosynthesis protein gives rise to the protein MRRRWLSIVMIITDILIVSLVPFLAFFLRFEGVVSTYYYTLLFHYLPAIILIRLGSFYLFRLYHRLWRYASIHELMGIIGAVTVSSLILGGYFMLIGFTPPRSIQVISWIFNIVLIGSSRLGLRVLHYVLRPTSTKPIQQVLIIGAGDAGAMIAREIIQRYYETKKLIGFIDDSSYKGNRMMFGVRVLGTQNDIERIVEEQHINEIIIAMPSVGGDIVRSIVKKCQNIHCSVQTVPGIYELIDGKVSLQQLRKVDLEDLLRRDPVQLNLAEIAGYLTGKRVLITGAGGSIGSELCRQVVKMLPETLVLLGKGENSIYEIDQELKSKHPLVALTPVIADVRDKRRMDEVFSQFQPQVVFHAAAHKHVPLMEAQPEEAVRNNIFGTKTVAEAAHEAGAEVFVMISTDKAVNPTSVMGATKRVAELIIQNISKKSSTKFAVVRFGNVLGSRGSVIPLFKKQIAKGGPITITHPDMERYFMTIPEASQLVLQAGAIAKGGEVFVLDMGKPVKILDMACDLIELSGLSPYKDIPIQFTGIRPGEKLFEELLTAKEGTTSTKHEKIFVANLKTVDEKILLQRLLSLQLAVDRTEVIQELAKLIPTFQSAQLPKRKVVYHEADVISERGKHSVEQYQTVTDAS